Below is a window of Oceanipulchritudo coccoides DNA.
GGCAGTTGGAATTTCGGAGGTCCGCAAACGCAAAACGGGGCTTTGAACTTCGGCTACACATCATTTTTTAAATGGCAGGATGTTGATGATGCGGCGGGTTCAGGAGCTTTCCGGACATTTGCTTTCTCTAGCGCAATCACCAGTGCCAATTATTCCACTTACACCTTCGAAATTGATTTATCAAAGTGGGATCTTCGCCAAAACTGGGATCCCAGCAACGCTTCTGCAGCTGCCAAGGGCATCGGCTTCCGCATATTGGAGTCGACCGCTGGGGGTGCGGATAATGCGCAAATCGGGTTTGATACGCAGGGGACAAGTGGCTTTCGCGCTTTCAGTCAAGGCACTGGAACTGTATTTTCCCAAGTCAATGGGGGTGATTTTGATAATGCCGTAAATCGATTCGAAGCCAACGGCGGCATATTGAGGATTACAGGCGATTTGACCACTGGAGCATGGACCGCTTCAGCCAACGATGGTGACGGAGGCGCATTCAAGGTCATCACTTCAGGTAGCGGACTGACTGAGATTGCGGCGATTGGCGTGTTTGCTAAGAGTCCCACCATTGGTTCCTGGGGTGGTGCGGGAGCCGGGCAAACCACGGACCCAACGGTTGGCGGAACAGCAGGCGACTATGTTCTAATTGACAGTATGACTTTAACCGCTGTTCCCGAGCCGGCGACTTTCGCCCTTTGGGCAGCCTTTGCGACGCTCGGCCTTGTTATGTACCGCCGTCGGCGTCTATGATTTTCTAAGGGGTTTCGAGAAGGGTTATAAAGTAAAGCGCAACTTGAGAAGTTGCGCTTTATTTTTAGCGCAATACCATTCACTTTCCAAACTAGGTTCATTTTGAAAACAACTCGACACTATCTGTACATTTTATTCATCTGCGCCTTTTTTCAGGCATTTTCGCTTGAGAGCAAGGGTTTCACTGCCGATCAAGTCATCGAATACAAGAAGGTTGGAGAAACGAGCCTTAACCTGCATGTCTTTTATCCGCATGGGCACAGGAAGGGAGACAAGCGCCCGGCGATTGTATTCTTCTTTGGCGGTGGTTGGAATGGCGGTTCTCCCAGCCAGTTCTACGCGCATTGCCAGCACTTGGCCTCCAAGGGCATGGTCGCCATGTCTGCCGAGTACCGCGTAAAGTCCCGAGACAAGACAACCCCGCGCGAGTGCGTGAAGGATGGTAAATCTGCTGTCAGATGGATCCGGCAACAGGCAAAGGAACTCGGAATTGATCCTGATCGAATCGCCGCAGGGGGTGGATCAGCAGGGGGTCAAGTCGCCGCCGCTGCCGCCATGGCAAGCGGATTTGAGGAAGAGGGCGAAGATTCAGCTATCAGCGCCCGCCCAGATGCCTTGATTCTTTTCAATCCCGTCTTCGATAATGGCCCCAATGGCTACGGCTATTATCGGGTTAAGGAATACTGGAAAGAGTTTTCGCCCATTCACAATATAAGCGAAGCCACGCCACCGACTATCGTTTTTCTCGGCACCGCGGATAAGCTGATCCCGGTAAAAACAGCAAAGAAATACAAGCGCCTGATGGAAGAGAAGGGGCGGCGTTGCGATTTGCACCTTTATGAGGGCGAACCCCACGGCTTCTTCAATTATGGAAATCGAGACAACTACTTGAGAACCCTGACAGAGATGGATCGATTCCTTTCTTCTCTGGGATACCTGATTGAAGAATAATTTAAATCACTCATGAAAAGCCTCATTCAAATCCTAAGCCTGATAACTGGGCTCACAGTATCAGCTATGCCGATACATGAGGCATGGAATTTGAAGGAGGCAGAGCAGCGTATTGAGCAATATCGAAAAGGAACCTGTACACTCACCATCAGTCTCCCTGACGGATCATTCCTTCCTGAGGGTACTCCTGTCGGAATTGAGCAGACCCGGCATGCCTTCAACTTTGGAGGCTCACTGGCGCAAGTTCGATCCCTTCATGGCCAAGGGGTCCTTGAAGAGTACAAGGTGAACTTTGCCCGATTGTTCAACTATTCCACTATTGGCTTTTACTGGTCGCTGCATGAAAGGAGGCGAGGGGAGTGGAATCTTCAAGACTACACCCGTGATGCAATTGACTGGGCCCAGAGCAAAGGAATGACACTGAGAGGGCATCCTCTGATGTGGCATAACGCTATTCCCAAATGGATCAGCGACACAAATCGCCCCGTTTCTGAAATTGATAAAGACATCAAGGAGCACGTCCGTCGCCTGGTTAGATTGTATCCTGAAATACACCAGTGGGACCTGTATAATGAGGCACCTGGAATAAGACTTGTGGATCCGGACTGGGGTGCCCGAAGATGGGTTGAATCAACTGGCGGTGCAGGACCCATGACTGCACTTGTCGTGAAGGAAGTCCGCTCGGTGAAACCTGATGGTTATTTCATCCTGAATCACTTCAATGGGAATGATCCCGAGTATTGGGACCAAGTGGAATTCTGCCTCAGTAACGATGTTCCTTTTGATGCCATAGGCATTCAAACTCACATGCATTCGCGAGATTCCGTCCTCCAGGAGGAGGAGATGAATGAGATGTTAAAGCGTTTCTCCGTATTTGAAAAACCACTACATTTAAGTGAGATCAGCGTCCTTAGCTGTGAACCCTTCGAATCATACAAGGAGATCAAGGCCTACAAGGAGTCCATCAATCAGGCAAGGCGACAAGGCAAGGACCTGCCGTTCATCAATAGTAGCCCCGAATGGGAAAAGTATCAGGCTGATTACACGCGGGATTTTTACACATTGGCCTTCAGCTATCCCAAGGTCGAGGCAATCATCTGGTGGTCTGTTTCGGACAGGGCTGCCTGGCGCGGGGCTCCCGCTGGCTTGCTGGATCGGGATTGTCGGCCCAAACCTGTTTACCGCGTACTCGATAAGCTTATTAACCAGCAGTGGAAAACTCGTCTGAGAACCTCAACTGATGAGTCTGGTTCAATCGGGTTACGCGGTTTCTATGGCTCCTATAGATTGACAGTCAGTCTCGGGAAGAAGAGTTACGTCGGCAGTTTTGAGATTTCCCGGGATTCCGACAATACAGTCAACATCCACTTGACGAAGCTTATCCCTGAATCGTGAATCTTGTTTACGCTTTCCTGTGCTCCTAAGCAGGGGTACCCATCCCTAAAAAAAGGTTTTACCGAGGGAAGTTTGTCTGCAAACTGGCTTCATGAGCGACACACGAAGAATACTCCAATTCGGCATTGGCTTAGTCGTCTTTGCCTCTGTTTTACCACCTGTTTCCGCCAAGGTTTTCGAGCGGGATATATCCCGGGAATTTGTCAGTCAATCCGGTAGGGAATTGGTCATCGATACCAGGGCAGGGGATATCCAAGTCCGGGCAGGGGACGATGATTCCACTTTAATTCAGGTGAAAATCTCCGTGAAGGCCTCAAATCAGGAAAAAGCTGATGCACTTTTCGACAAGATTGAGGTCAACATTGATGAATCCGACAGCGGGGTTCAAGTAAAGGTCCGCAATCAAAAAGGGTATTCCTCCTGGGGTTGGCTCGTCGGCAGGAAAGCTCCACCAGTGGTCGTTTATGCGATTTGCCCGAAATCCTGCGATCTTGTCCTCGATACCGGCTCCGGGAATGTTTTCGTCGCCGGGGTCGAAGGAGAGATCACGCTCGACACCGGTTCCGGTAATATTACAGGCGAAAACCTGACCGGTTCGGTGAATTCCGATACCGGTTCCGGGAATATCTCCGTCAAGATGATCTCAGGAGTTTTTCGCGGAGATACCGGCTCCGGGAATATCATGGTTCAGGACCTTGAGGGAGAATTTTATGGCGATACCGGCTCCGGGAACATCCAGGCACGCGGACGGATCAGTTCCTTTTCCGCAGATACCGGTAGTGGATCCGTCATCATTGAGACCGCCTTGAATGATCCCGATCCGTCCTCCGTCTCAACCGGTAGCGGCAATATCGATATTTTTCTCCCCATCTCCGCCAACGCCCAGTTCAATGGCTCAACCAACTCCGGCGAGGTCCGCGCTGACTTTCCCAATGCCAATTTCCTGTCCGTCTCACAAAAGGAGGTCGATCTGGTCCTGAATAACAACGGGGCCCTGATTTCCGCCAAGGCCGGTACAGGGAATGTCTCCCTCTATCCAGCCGCTCCACAGTAGATTGAGGCACAATATGTATTATGTCTAATTTGTAATAAACTGGGGCTGAACGAGTTAATACTAATTAGCTGGAGTCCCGCCTTCAGGCGGTCCCCTGTCCACCAGACCGCCTGAAGGTGGAACTCCAACGAGAATTCTAAAGGCGTAACTCCAACGAGAATATTAAAGGTCGTATTCCGACGAGAAACTTTAATAGACATCGCGCTGATAGCGCTTGGATTTCTGGAGTTCCTTAACGGCAATCTCGGCGGCATCGAGTGCGAGTCCACCCTCCTCGGCATAAATCTGGATGAGTGCCTGATGAACATCCTTGGCCATTCGGTTGGCATCGCCGCAGACGTAAAAATAAGCCCCCTCCTGCATCCAGGCATAGATATCGCGGGCCTTTTCCTTCATCCGGTGCTGGACATAGATCTTATGGTCGGTGTCGCGTGAGAAAGCGACATCGAGCCGATCGAGAACGCCTTTTTTCAAATAGTTAGTCCATTCAAGCTGGTAGAGGAAATCCGTATTGAAGTGTTGATCGCCAAAAAAGAGCCAATTCTTGCCCTTTTGTCCCAAGGCGTCCCTTTCCTCAACGAAGGCCCTGAACGGAGCAATGCCAGTACCTGGACCAATCATAATGATCGGGGTCTCCCCATTTTCAGGCAGGAAGAAATTTTTGTTGTGATGAGTGTACAGGGAAACGGTGTCACCGGGCTTGATTCTCTGATTCAGATAAGTTGAGCAAACCCCCTTACGGTGCCTGTCATGGGCCTGATACTCGACTGAGCCAACGGTCAGGTGAACCTCGTCCGGATGGGCCCGCAGACTCGAGGCGATTGAATAAAGCCGAGGAGGCATCTTGCGCAAAAGCCCGAGGATCTGAGCCGTGTCCAACTTCTTCTCTGGCGGAAACTCAAGGAACATGTCGCGAATTTCCCGTCCCCAGAGCCATTCCTTTACGTCTTCCTTCTTATCCGGCTGCAGAAAAGCATCCAATTGCTTGTTCTTGGCGATTGGGGCATACTTTTTCAGGAGCAAGGCGTTCAAGGATGTCAGATCGTGGCGAGTTGCCAGCACCTCGTTGAGGACCTGTTGCGCGTCTTCAACTTGCTCATCTGCCCGAAGCCCGGTCACCTTTAAGAAATCCTCAACCACTTCGGGACAATTCCTCGGGAAAACTCCGACAACATCACCGGGTTCGTAGCTCAACCCTGACCCTTCGAGGGAAAATTCCAAATGGCAGGTCTCCTTGGCGGATCCCCTTCCATTCAGGTTGATAAAAGTTTTCAACGGTGCTTGAAATGGATTCTTCTTACCGAAGACCGGCACATCCTTGGCGATGGAGGAATTATCCATAACCGCCACAGATGGTGCCTTGCCGGCTTGGCCGGCCCCGGTCGCATCGACAAATTTCGGAATAGCGAGCCCCAGCCACTTCGAAAACGGTTCTTCGTAGTCCACATCGGAGTCCACTCGATCCAAGATCCGCGTTGCCCCGAGCTCGGAAAAGCGCCGGTCAAACTGCTTCCCGCACTCGCAGAACTCCGCGTAGCTTGTATCGCCCAATGCGAATACCGCAAAGTTTGTCTGCTTAAATCTGGGGGCCGCATCGCTCATGAAATACTCATGGAAATCAACCGCGCCTTCCGGTGGATCGCCCTCGCCCCAGGTGCTGACAATTACGAGGACATTTTCCTCTTTGGGGAGGTTTGAGCGGTCATAATCAGCCATATCGCACACGGACACCTTAAATCCCGCGTTCTTGGCCAAGTTGGCGGCCTCGTCAGCGCAACCTTCCGCGTTTCCGGATTCCGAGCCGTACAGAATGGTCATTGGGACTGCGGAAGTCTCACTGGAATGCCCAGAGGCACCCTCCCCTTTTTCTTGTCCCAAACCTGCCAAGAAACCGCTCAACCAAGCGGTTTGCGAGGCATCCAATGTTGAAATCAACGAATTAAGGGCCTCTTTCTGCTTTTGCCCGAAGGGCGCATTTTCCGGTAAACTCGTGGGTGATTTACTCATCTTGGAGGTAACTTTAGGATTTATGGTCAGTTTGCAATCCGCTTCAGGGTCTTATCGTGGGAAATCTTTGCATCTGGCCATGAAGAATCCTGTGCCTTGACAAAGTGCTCGCTCTCCCGGATTTTCCTCAAATGGCTGATACAGACAACAAGCAATGCGAGGTTGGAATTAATACCAATCAGGGAACAATTCGGATCAAGCTGTTCCCGCAACATGCACCAAAAACGATCGAAAATTTCCTCGGACTGGCCAAAAAGGGCTATTACGACGGCATTATTTTCCACCGTGTCATAACTGAGTTCATGATTCAGGGCGGCGATCCCACTGGGACCGGCCGCGGTGGGCAATCCCTATGGGGAAAGCCGTTTGAGGACGAATGCTCCCCCGAGCTGAGCTTCAACAAGCGCGGCATTCTGGCGATGGCCAATGCCGGTCCGAACACCAACGGAAGCCAGTTTTTCATTACCACTGCCCTCACCCCATGGCTCGATGGTCGCCATACAATCTTTGGCGAAGTCATTGAAGGGTATGAAGTTGTGGAAAAGATTGAGCGGACACCGACTGGTCGGGATGACCGCCCTGTCGATGATCAGGTGATTCAGAGTATCACCATTCACGAATAAGTTTCGCTCTTCGGGCGACTGGAGGCGACATGGTCATGCGAGCTCGCTTGATCGAGGTTCTTGTGGCGGGGTCGCAGGCTACTCTAACCTTCCATCCAGCTGCTAAAGAGGGCTCTCCAACCCTCATTGCCCTGCACGGATTTACCGGATCTGGTGAAGATTTTCTCCCACTCCGGTCAAGCCTTGGCGCGGACTCCTTCAACTGGGTCTGTGTGGATTTCATGGGCCACGGTCGGAGTCAAAGCCCCGATTCGCTGGATCCGTATCTTCTTGTCAACGCGCTTAGCCTGATCGATGCAGCCCGCAGTTTTGCGCCGGATCCACATCAGGTCTGTCTTCTCGGCTATTCGATGGGGGCGCGGGTCGGCCTGCATTATTTGAAATGGGCAACGCCCATGCCGGCCGTCCTGATCGCTGCGAATCCCGGCATCGATAACGCGGAAGAGCGGTCGAAGCGCCGCCAGAGAGATGGTCTCCTCATCTCCGGACCAGACGCCTCCATAAACGATTTCTGTGATCAGTGGGAGGCTCAGGATTTGATCCGACCACAGACGCAACTACCCGAGCCGATCAAGTCAGAACTGGCTGCACGGCGTCGACAGAATGACCCAATTGGACTCCGCAATACCTTGCTCGCCCTTGGCAGCGGCGTCCTGCCAAGCCTTTGGGCGGATCTTGCCAAGCTACCCCCAGCACTTTGCCTCTTTGGACAGGAAGACGACAAATTTCAGCAAATTGCCCGCTCGATGCAGCGTGAACATAGTGGCCTTGAGGCAATCGCTGTTCCTGGGAGCGGACATGCCCCCCACCTGGAAGCTCCAGAAGCAACGGCAGCGGTGCTGAGCAATTTCTTACTTTCCCGTTGAAAGGTCGTTCTTTCCTGCCAATCTGCTTCTTATGGATTGGAGTTTAAAAAGCTATTTCACGCAGTTCGGGAGCCCTGTTTTCACAATTTTCAAGCAGGATCTGGCAGACTCCTTCGAGCAACTGGATTCCCTTGCCCAGAAGTTGCTCGAGGCACCATCCTTTAGCTCCGGTGATTGGGAAACCTTTCTCCTCGACTATGAGCACATGCTGGCAAACTTTTCACATCTTTCCAGTTACATCAGCTGCCTCACTGCGGCTGACGCCACGAACGAAGCATACCTGAAAGAGGAAAGTCTGCTTTCCGAAATGCAGGCCACAGCAGCCAAACTCAATGATAAAATCATTCGTGGAATCGGACAGATGTCTGAAGAGGAGTTTTCCACCTTGATCCATCGTGACCGTCTCTCCGAGGCAGCCTTTCGGTTAAAGGAATTCCGGAGGGAATCGAAGCACCGCATGAGTTCGGATCTTGAAGAGCTGACGGCCGACCTTGGCGTGAATGGGATCTCCGCATGGAGCCGTCTCTATTTCACGACCATGGGCACCCTAAGTTTTACCTACATAGACCCGGAGACCGGTGAGACGGATGTTCCCATGTCACAACTGAACAGCCTTCTCTCCAACCCGCTTCGGGAGAGACGCCTCGCCGCATACAAAGGCGCCGTGAAAACCTTCGAGGCCAACCAGCACCTTTACGCGAGCGCCTTGAATTCAATTTCGGGAACCCGGCATGTACTCAACAAGCGCCGTGGTATCGGGAATTTCCTTCAGCCTTCGCTTGAGCAATCCCGCATCAAGCACACCACGCTTCAGGCCCTCATGCGGGCCATTGAGGACAGGCTGCCGTTTGTAAGGGAAGTGTTCACCTTCCGGACCAAATTCCTGAAAATTGATAATCCAAGCTATGCTGACTTGCGGGCCCCGCTGCCATTGGGAGAAGGATCCGGCCCAACGTGGGATGAAGGTGTGGAGCTTGTCTCCAATGCCTTTAACACAATCTATCCATCGCTGGGATCTTTCTTTGACGAATTGATCTCCAAAAGCTGGGTCGATTTTACTCCTCGCATGGGTAAGCGCCCGGGCGGGTTTTGTACTGGTTCTCTCATGAC
It encodes the following:
- a CDS encoding M3 family metallopeptidase, producing the protein MDWSLKSYFTQFGSPVFTIFKQDLADSFEQLDSLAQKLLEAPSFSSGDWETFLLDYEHMLANFSHLSSYISCLTAADATNEAYLKEESLLSEMQATAAKLNDKIIRGIGQMSEEEFSTLIHRDRLSEAAFRLKEFRRESKHRMSSDLEELTADLGVNGISAWSRLYFTTMGTLSFTYIDPETGETDVPMSQLNSLLSNPLRERRLAAYKGAVKTFEANQHLYASALNSISGTRHVLNKRRGIGNFLQPSLEQSRIKHTTLQALMRAIEDRLPFVREVFTFRTKFLKIDNPSYADLRAPLPLGEGSGPTWDEGVELVSNAFNTIYPSLGSFFDELISKSWVDFTPRMGKRPGGFCTGSLMTRESRIFMTYKDTLNDVLTLAHEAGHAWHSRILKDARVLCAGYPMTLAETASTLAERMLTEGVLKDTRIDKLTKLIILDAEIEHMLAFLLDIPVRFRFEEEVYHRRRNGTLSPGELCSLMKDMQRKVFGESLSVGGEDPWFWTSKLHFYINQVQFYNYPYTFGYLLSTAFMEQFRQGGTETLNSYERFLALSGQMSCEEVVSETLAEDIEDPNFWAGLIDKLQRPFGEYKTLLQELSH
- a CDS encoding alpha/beta fold hydrolase — translated: MRARLIEVLVAGSQATLTFHPAAKEGSPTLIALHGFTGSGEDFLPLRSSLGADSFNWVCVDFMGHGRSQSPDSLDPYLLVNALSLIDAARSFAPDPHQVCLLGYSMGARVGLHYLKWATPMPAVLIAANPGIDNAEERSKRRQRDGLLISGPDASINDFCDQWEAQDLIRPQTQLPEPIKSELAARRRQNDPIGLRNTLLALGSGVLPSLWADLAKLPPALCLFGQEDDKFQQIARSMQREHSGLEAIAVPGSGHAPHLEAPEATAAVLSNFLLSR
- a CDS encoding assimilatory sulfite reductase (NADPH) flavoprotein subunit, with the translated sequence MSKSPTSLPENAPFGQKQKEALNSLISTLDASQTAWLSGFLAGLGQEKGEGASGHSSETSAVPMTILYGSESGNAEGCADEAANLAKNAGFKVSVCDMADYDRSNLPKEENVLVIVSTWGEGDPPEGAVDFHEYFMSDAAPRFKQTNFAVFALGDTSYAEFCECGKQFDRRFSELGATRILDRVDSDVDYEEPFSKWLGLAIPKFVDATGAGQAGKAPSVAVMDNSSIAKDVPVFGKKNPFQAPLKTFINLNGRGSAKETCHLEFSLEGSGLSYEPGDVVGVFPRNCPEVVEDFLKVTGLRADEQVEDAQQVLNEVLATRHDLTSLNALLLKKYAPIAKNKQLDAFLQPDKKEDVKEWLWGREIRDMFLEFPPEKKLDTAQILGLLRKMPPRLYSIASSLRAHPDEVHLTVGSVEYQAHDRHRKGVCSTYLNQRIKPGDTVSLYTHHNKNFFLPENGETPIIMIGPGTGIAPFRAFVEERDALGQKGKNWLFFGDQHFNTDFLYQLEWTNYLKKGVLDRLDVAFSRDTDHKIYVQHRMKEKARDIYAWMQEGAYFYVCGDANRMAKDVHQALIQIYAEEGGLALDAAEIAVKELQKSKRYQRDVY
- a CDS encoding peptidylprolyl isomerase → MADTDNKQCEVGINTNQGTIRIKLFPQHAPKTIENFLGLAKKGYYDGIIFHRVITEFMIQGGDPTGTGRGGQSLWGKPFEDECSPELSFNKRGILAMANAGPNTNGSQFFITTALTPWLDGRHTIFGEVIEGYEVVEKIERTPTGRDDRPVDDQVIQSITIHE
- a CDS encoding endo-1,4-beta-xylanase, whose amino-acid sequence is MPIHEAWNLKEAEQRIEQYRKGTCTLTISLPDGSFLPEGTPVGIEQTRHAFNFGGSLAQVRSLHGQGVLEEYKVNFARLFNYSTIGFYWSLHERRRGEWNLQDYTRDAIDWAQSKGMTLRGHPLMWHNAIPKWISDTNRPVSEIDKDIKEHVRRLVRLYPEIHQWDLYNEAPGIRLVDPDWGARRWVESTGGAGPMTALVVKEVRSVKPDGYFILNHFNGNDPEYWDQVEFCLSNDVPFDAIGIQTHMHSRDSVLQEEEMNEMLKRFSVFEKPLHLSEISVLSCEPFESYKEIKAYKESINQARRQGKDLPFINSSPEWEKYQADYTRDFYTLAFSYPKVEAIIWWSVSDRAAWRGAPAGLLDRDCRPKPVYRVLDKLINQQWKTRLRTSTDESGSIGLRGFYGSYRLTVSLGKKSYVGSFEISRDSDNTVNIHLTKLIPES
- a CDS encoding alpha/beta hydrolase, translating into MKTTRHYLYILFICAFFQAFSLESKGFTADQVIEYKKVGETSLNLHVFYPHGHRKGDKRPAIVFFFGGGWNGGSPSQFYAHCQHLASKGMVAMSAEYRVKSRDKTTPRECVKDGKSAVRWIRQQAKELGIDPDRIAAGGGSAGGQVAAAAAMASGFEEEGEDSAISARPDALILFNPVFDNGPNGYGYYRVKEYWKEFSPIHNISEATPPTIVFLGTADKLIPVKTAKKYKRLMEEKGRRCDLHLYEGEPHGFFNYGNRDNYLRTLTEMDRFLSSLGYLIEE
- a CDS encoding DUF4097 family beta strand repeat-containing protein; translation: MSDTRRILQFGIGLVVFASVLPPVSAKVFERDISREFVSQSGRELVIDTRAGDIQVRAGDDDSTLIQVKISVKASNQEKADALFDKIEVNIDESDSGVQVKVRNQKGYSSWGWLVGRKAPPVVVYAICPKSCDLVLDTGSGNVFVAGVEGEITLDTGSGNITGENLTGSVNSDTGSGNISVKMISGVFRGDTGSGNIMVQDLEGEFYGDTGSGNIQARGRISSFSADTGSGSVIIETALNDPDPSSVSTGSGNIDIFLPISANAQFNGSTNSGEVRADFPNANFLSVSQKEVDLVLNNNGALISAKAGTGNVSLYPAAPQ